A DNA window from Sphingomonas changnyeongensis contains the following coding sequences:
- the fabZ gene encoding 3-hydroxyacyl-ACP dehydratase FabZ — translation MDGEAVERGPLDITRVLAALPHRYPMLLVDRVESLVPDQSIAAIKAVSFNEPFFQGHFPGRPIMPGVLIVEALAQAAGVLAIETLGLAGTGKLVYFMAIENAKFRKPVEPGVLLRLEVSFVQKRARVCKFAGRALVDGELAAEASFTAMIADAPA, via the coding sequence ATGGACGGTGAGGCGGTCGAACGCGGGCCGCTGGACATCACCCGCGTGCTCGCGGCGCTGCCGCACCGCTATCCGATGCTGCTCGTGGACCGGGTCGAAAGCCTGGTCCCCGACCAGTCGATTGCGGCGATCAAGGCGGTGTCGTTCAACGAGCCGTTCTTCCAGGGGCATTTCCCCGGTCGCCCGATCATGCCGGGCGTGCTGATCGTCGAGGCGCTGGCCCAGGCGGCCGGCGTGCTGGCGATCGAGACGCTCGGCCTCGCGGGGACCGGCAAGCTCGTCTATTTCATGGCGATCGAGAATGCGAAGTTCCGCAAGCCCGTCGAACCGGGCGTGCTGCTGCGTCTCGAGGTCAGCTTCGTCCAGAAGCGGGCGCGGGTGTGCAAGTTCGCCGGCCGTGCGCTGGTCGATGGCGAGCTGGCGGCCGAGGCGTCGTTCACCGCCATGATCGCGGACGCGCCGGCCTGA
- a CDS encoding OmpH family outer membrane protein, with translation MTKLTTIALAALALSAAPAVAQKLPNATIAVVDTDRILRECTACRAAQTQLQAQVQQLQQRQQTLAAPLQTEAQALQTQVQALQGKQPDAALQQRIQSLQTRQNQANEELNRGEQNLRSIQQHVLQQINTRLGPIIDSTLAARGASVVLDRGAVLAVAPAIDITNDVLAQLNTQLPSVSVTPLPQPAQQPAQQPQGR, from the coding sequence ATGACCAAGCTCACCACCATCGCGCTCGCCGCGCTCGCGCTGTCCGCCGCCCCGGCCGTCGCGCAGAAGCTGCCCAACGCGACCATCGCGGTTGTCGACACCGACCGCATCCTGCGCGAATGCACGGCCTGCCGCGCCGCCCAGACCCAGCTGCAGGCGCAGGTCCAGCAGCTGCAGCAGCGCCAGCAGACGCTGGCCGCGCCGCTGCAGACCGAGGCGCAGGCCCTGCAGACCCAGGTGCAGGCGCTGCAGGGCAAGCAGCCCGACGCCGCGCTCCAGCAGCGGATCCAGTCGCTCCAGACCCGCCAGAACCAGGCGAATGAGGAGCTTAACCGCGGCGAGCAGAATCTGCGGTCGATCCAGCAGCATGTGCTGCAGCAGATCAACACGCGCCTCGGGCCGATCATCGACAGCACGCTTGCCGCGCGCGGCGCGAGCGTCGTGCTCGACCGTGGTGCGGTGCTGGCGGTCGCCCCGGCGATCGACATCACCAACGATGTGCTCGCCCAGCTCAACACCCAGCTGCCCAGCGTCAGCGTGACCCCGCTGCCGCAGCCGGCGCAGCAGCCGGCCCAGCAGCCCCAGGGCCGCTGA
- the rpmE gene encoding 50S ribosomal protein L31 produces MKKNIHPDYHMIKVQMTDGTVYETRSTWGKEGDTMVLEIDPLAHPAWTGGTQRLLDAGGQVARFNKRFGGLTLGKK; encoded by the coding sequence ATGAAGAAGAACATCCACCCCGACTATCACATGATCAAGGTGCAGATGACCGACGGCACCGTCTACGAGACCCGCTCGACCTGGGGCAAGGAAGGCGACACTATGGTCCTCGAAATCGACCCGCTGGCCCATCCGGCCTGGACGGGCGGCACCCAGCGTCTGCTCGACGCCGGTGGTCAGGTCGCGCGCTTCAACAAGCGCTTTGGCGGCCTCACGCTCGGCAAGAAGTAA
- a CDS encoding carbonic anhydrase — translation MKQGFEALIAGYRRFHDSGWTTQRERWAALSAAQAPQVMVIACSDSRVDPAQIFDTSPGEMFVVRNVAALVPPFERGGGHHGVSAALEFAVTQLEVRDIVVMGHGACGGVSAALSRRFEASAPGDGGFIHDWMALLDQARQRVMAEHGDGPDAVAALERESVRVSLANLRSFPFIAPREAAGTLRLHGAIFSIADGLLSLLDPADGSFGPVTSGQ, via the coding sequence ATGAAACAGGGATTTGAGGCGCTGATCGCGGGCTATCGCCGGTTCCACGATTCCGGCTGGACCACGCAGCGCGAACGCTGGGCTGCCCTGTCGGCGGCGCAGGCGCCGCAGGTGATGGTCATTGCCTGTTCCGACAGCCGGGTGGACCCGGCGCAGATTTTCGACACCTCGCCCGGCGAGATGTTCGTGGTGCGCAACGTCGCCGCACTGGTGCCCCCGTTCGAGCGGGGCGGCGGACATCATGGCGTATCGGCGGCGCTCGAGTTTGCGGTCACCCAGCTTGAGGTGCGCGACATCGTGGTGATGGGGCACGGCGCTTGCGGCGGGGTGAGCGCCGCGCTCAGCCGCCGGTTCGAAGCGTCCGCACCCGGCGATGGCGGCTTCATCCATGACTGGATGGCATTGCTCGATCAGGCGCGGCAGCGCGTGATGGCCGAACATGGCGACGGGCCGGACGCGGTGGCGGCGCTGGAGCGCGAGAGCGTGCGCGTCAGCCTTGCCAATCTGCGCAGCTTCCCGTTCATCGCACCGCGCGAGGCGGCGGGCACGCTGCGCCTGCACGGCGCGATATTTTCGATTGCCGACGGGCTTTTGAGCCTTCTCGACCCGGCTGACGGCAGCTTCGGGCCAGTAACGTCGGGCCAGTAA